The genomic DNA CTGCGCTGACGCAATTCTTCGCTGCCCAGCACATCCCCTACGAAGCCGTGCGCGCGCAATTCTCGCCCTACCTCGACATCGACCAGCCGCAGTTCGCGGTCTACAAGCAGGTGTTGCAGGCGACCCTGACCCAGGCCTACCTCAATGAAGGCGTCGACCTCGGTCAGGCCGCCTTGCGCGCCCAGAACGCGGCGCGCGGCTTCGTCGCGACCACGATCCTGAATTCGCTGCTGCAGCAGTACAACGCGGCGGTGCCGGCGGGGCAACGCGTGCCGCTGATTCCGGATGCGCTGATCGCGACGCTGGATACCGGCATGGCCTGGTACACGCTCGGCAAGACCTCGCTGTTCGGGTCGGTCGGGTCGCGCTACTTCGTGGTCGAGCAGACCTTCCAGATCTACGCGGCGTGGCTCGCGACGACGCGCGGCCTGCAGACCCAGAATGCCCTCGGCGACACCCAGTTGAACTGGCTGGCGGCGCAGATGGCGGCCTCGACCGCGAAATGGAAAGTGCTGGCGAGTTCGGTCTCGACGCGACCTCTGGTGCTCGATCTGACGCCCCCGCCGCTGGGCGTGCCGGCGCCATTCAACCAGCGCTTCCTGCTCAATGTCGATCAGTGGGACGGGTTCCCGCAGGGCAAACAAGGTTTGTTCGCGCGTCTGCCGGCAGGCAGTGTGGTGCTGTCCGGCGACATCCACGCGACCCTCGTCGGCACCCAGGCGGTGACCGGTGGCGCGATCGCCGAATTCACCACGCCGGCGGTGTCGTCGGCGAGTTTCCGCGAACTGCTCGCAACCACGGCGGCGAATGATCCGTTGCTGGCACCGCTTGCCGCGGCCTTGTTGCCGGCGCTCGACCAGCTGATCGCGCCCGCCGGCCTGAGCTACGTGCAGACCACGCGCCCCGGCCACACCGTACTCGACAGCAGTCCCGGCGAGTTCAAGGCCAATATCCGCCAGTACGACCCGCTCGTGGTCCTGAGTCCGCCGCCGGCCTCGGCCCCTGCGCCACAACGGGACCTCCACTACCGCTTCGATGGCCAGAATTTGTCCGGAACACCGACGCCCGGGTGACTTTCGACAGTCTGAGGTGGCGGAAACGGCTATGATTACGGCGTTTCCGCCACTCTTTCTGAGCAGAGCGTCGGGGCAAGCTATCGGCATGCGGACCATCCGTCCGCCCTTCGGAGCGTGTCATGAGTGTTTTGTCTGCCGTTCGTAGTCTTGGTCTTGCGGCACTGATCGCGGCCCTGCCGACCGCGGCCCAGGAAGCTGGCGATGCGCCGGCCCTGATTTCCGATACCCAGTACACCGCCGTGTTCACCCAGTCGCAGAGTTCGTGGCTGTTGCATCCGGCCGCGGCTGGCGCGCTGATGCGCCTCGACGTGCGCTGCCGCGACGATGCCGCGATCGCCCCGGGCCTGTGGCTGGTCACGACCGATGCGGTGGGCCAGGTCGAACTGGTCGCGCCGTCGGTCACCGTGCTGCCGCCCGGACATCCTGAGCGCATTCCGCTGCTGGCCTGCGATTCGGCGGTGAGCGGCGGCCTGCACCTGCCGGCCAAATTCATCCAGACGCTGGCGCGCGAACACGGCGCGGTGCGCATCGATGGTTGAGCGGCCGACCGCGCTGCGACTCGGCATCCTCGTCTTCGACGGCGTGATGATGTCGAGTATCGCGGCGCCGAGCGATGCCTTGCGCGTGGCCGACAAGCTGGCGCAACTGCGCTTCGGCGCTGCGGCCCCGGCATTCCGCACCGAATTGATCCACGCCCGCGGCAGCAACGCGGTGATGACGTCCAGCGGCATGACCCTGTCCGGGATCGTGCCGCTCGAACGCGATCCGGATGTCTTGCTGATTCCCGGTGTGATGCATGGCAGCGCCGGCGAATTGCTGAGCCTGACCGCCGGCATGGAAATGGAAATCGCGCTGATTCGGTCCATGCATTTGCGCGGCGTGCGTGTCGCCGGCAGTTGCACCGGCACCTTCCTGCTGGCGATGAGCGGCCTGCTCGACGGCCGTCCCGCCACCACCAGCTGGTGGCTGGCCGCCGCGTTCCGGCAGGCCTTCCCGCTGGTCGAATTGCAGGCGGATGAACTGGTGGTCGAGTCCGGTGAAGTGACGACCGCGGGTGGCGCCTCGGCGGTGCTGGATTTTGTGCTGCGCCAGATCGCGCGGGTCACCGATGCCGCACTGGCGCAGCAGACCGCGAAGCTGCTGCTGGTCGATCCCGAGCGCCAGAGCCAGGCGCCGTACGTGTCGGCGGCGTTGATCGAAAAGCCGCGTTCGACCCTGACCGAAAAGATCGAGAAACTGCTGTCGCAGGAAATGCATCGCGCACTCAGCGTCAGCGAGATCGCGACGCATG from Lysobacterales bacterium includes the following:
- a CDS encoding helix-turn-helix domain-containing protein gives rise to the protein MVERPTALRLGILVFDGVMMSSIAAPSDALRVADKLAQLRFGAAAPAFRTELIHARGSNAVMTSSGMTLSGIVPLERDPDVLLIPGVMHGSAGELLSLTAGMEMEIALIRSMHLRGVRVAGSCTGTFLLAMSGLLDGRPATTSWWLAAAFRQAFPLVELQADELVVESGEVTTAGGASAVLDFVLRQIARVTDAALAQQTAKLLLVDPERQSQAPYVSAALIEKPRSTLTEKIEKLLSQEMHRALSVSEIATHVGTSERTLLRHCQTQFGEGPLAHLQRLRVERAKALLETSRLSFDEIVERCGYSDAASFRKLFKRETHLTPADYRERFTLRAH